In one window of Chryseobacterium phocaeense DNA:
- a CDS encoding peroxiredoxin, producing the protein MSIKLGDTAPDFQAETSLGDIKFHDFLGDSWGILFSHPADYTPVCTTELGYTSKLKSEFDKRGTKVIALSVDGVEDHQNWIKDINETQDTEVQFPIIADKDRNISELYDFIHPNASVTATVRSLLIIDPNKKVRLIITYPASTGRNFNEILRVLDSLQLVDSHSIATPVNWEQGEDVIVPPAISTEDARKIFPKGVTEIKPYLRYTPQPNT; encoded by the coding sequence ATGTCAATCAAACTAGGAGATACCGCACCGGACTTTCAGGCAGAGACGTCTTTAGGGGATATTAAATTTCATGATTTTTTAGGAGATTCCTGGGGAATCTTATTCTCACATCCTGCAGATTATACGCCTGTATGCACTACAGAGCTGGGTTACACTTCAAAACTGAAATCGGAATTTGATAAAAGAGGAACCAAAGTTATTGCTTTAAGTGTAGATGGAGTAGAAGACCATCAGAACTGGATTAAGGATATTAACGAAACCCAGGATACAGAAGTGCAGTTTCCCATTATTGCAGATAAAGACAGGAACATTTCAGAATTGTATGATTTTATTCACCCGAATGCATCGGTAACCGCTACAGTACGCTCATTATTGATTATAGATCCGAACAAAAAAGTAAGGCTTATCATTACCTATCCGGCGTCTACCGGAAGGAATTTTAATGAGATCCTGCGTGTACTGGATTCTCTTCAGCTGGTTGATTCGCATAGTATAGCTACTCCTGTCAACTGGGAACAGGGTGAAGATGTGATTGTACCGCCTGCCATTTCTACAGAAGATGCCAGAAAAATATTTCCGAAAGGAGTGACCGAGATAAAGCCGTATCTGAGATATACGCCCCAACCCAATACATGA
- the sucC gene encoding ADP-forming succinate--CoA ligase subunit beta, whose amino-acid sequence MNLHEYQSKEILSKYGVAIQRGFVANNVDEAVAAAEKLTAETGAQGWVVKAQIHAGGRGKGGGVKFSPNMDKLKENAQNIIGMQLITPQTSAEGKKVNSVLVAEDVYYPGESETKEFYVSILLDRAEGKNTIVYSTEGGMDIEHVAEVTPHLIHKEIIDPALGLQGFQARKIAFNLGLEGNAFKEFTKFIASLYNAYTGIDASLFEINPVLKTSDNKIIAVDAKVTLDDNSLFRHKDLAELRDTREEDPMDVEAGEAGLNFVKLDGNVACMVNGAGLAMATMDIIKLSGGNPANFLDVGGTADAQRVQTAFGIILRDPNVKAILINIFGGIVRCDRVAQGVVDAYRAMGSLPVPLIVRLQGTNAVEAKQLIDESGLPVHSAITLEEAANKVKEVLA is encoded by the coding sequence GTAGACGAAGCTGTAGCTGCTGCTGAAAAGCTGACTGCTGAAACCGGAGCTCAGGGATGGGTTGTAAAAGCACAGATCCACGCAGGTGGACGTGGTAAAGGTGGTGGTGTAAAGTTTTCTCCAAACATGGATAAATTAAAAGAAAACGCTCAGAACATCATCGGAATGCAGCTTATTACCCCTCAGACTTCTGCTGAAGGTAAAAAAGTAAATTCTGTTTTGGTTGCAGAGGATGTATATTATCCGGGAGAATCTGAAACAAAGGAATTCTATGTTTCCATTCTTTTAGACAGAGCTGAAGGTAAAAATACCATCGTATATTCTACTGAAGGCGGGATGGATATCGAGCACGTAGCTGAAGTTACTCCTCATTTGATCCACAAAGAAATTATTGATCCGGCTTTAGGTCTTCAGGGATTCCAGGCCAGAAAAATTGCTTTCAACTTAGGTCTTGAGGGAAATGCGTTCAAAGAATTCACAAAATTCATCGCGTCTCTTTACAATGCTTATACAGGAATTGATGCTTCTCTTTTCGAGATCAACCCTGTGTTGAAAACTTCTGATAATAAAATTATCGCTGTAGATGCTAAAGTTACTTTGGATGACAACTCATTGTTCCGTCACAAAGATTTAGCTGAACTTAGAGATACAAGAGAAGAAGATCCAATGGACGTAGAAGCTGGTGAAGCTGGTCTTAACTTCGTAAAACTTGACGGTAACGTTGCCTGTATGGTAAACGGTGCCGGTCTTGCAATGGCAACTATGGATATCATCAAATTATCAGGTGGTAACCCAGCCAACTTCCTTGACGTAGGTGGTACTGCTGATGCTCAGAGAGTACAGACGGCTTTCGGAATTATCCTTAGAGATCCGAATGTAAAAGCGATCCTGATCAACATCTTCGGAGGTATCGTAAGATGTGACAGAGTGGCTCAGGGAGTTGTAGATGCTTACAGAGCAATGGGTAGCCTTCCGGTTCCATTGATCGTAAGATTACAGGGAACAAACGCTGTAGAAGCTAAACAATTAATTGACGAATCAGGTCTTCCTGTACATTCTGCAATTACTCTGGAAGAAGCAGCCAACAAAGTAAAAGAAGTTTTAGCATAA
- a CDS encoding Gfo/Idh/MocA family oxidoreductase: MQLVKAGLCAFGMSGKVFHAPFLKEHPGFFMAAVVERSKDESKEKYPEATIYRSVEEMLQSADIELVIINTPVQTHYEYAKMALEAGKNIIVEKPFTVSVSEAEELVNLAESKGLFLSVYQNRRFDRDFLQVHKILNDGTLGSIKEAEIRFDRFRTTPSGKQHKEDPQQTGSGSLHDLGAHLVDQAVQYFGYPEKLFADVFSMKGEEYANDYFEILLYYKDNLRVRLKSSVFTKEAHYAYSVHGEKGSFLQERTDNQENELVAGVIPVYGTEWTEPLQGTDGILNFLNENSETERILTSSEPGNYMNYYQQIYEYIVFGYALPSQGREVVQNMKIIDASLESSKGGKIVYLSDEL; the protein is encoded by the coding sequence ATGCAATTGGTAAAAGCAGGACTTTGTGCCTTTGGAATGAGCGGAAAAGTGTTCCACGCTCCGTTTTTGAAAGAACATCCCGGATTTTTTATGGCGGCGGTAGTAGAAAGAAGCAAAGATGAATCTAAGGAAAAATACCCTGAAGCTACGATTTACCGTTCCGTAGAAGAAATGCTTCAGAGTGCAGATATAGAACTGGTGATCATCAATACTCCCGTGCAGACCCATTATGAATATGCAAAGATGGCTCTTGAGGCGGGGAAAAATATAATTGTTGAGAAACCTTTTACCGTAAGTGTTTCGGAAGCAGAAGAGCTTGTGAATCTGGCGGAATCCAAAGGACTGTTTTTAAGTGTGTATCAGAACAGAAGATTTGACCGTGATTTTTTACAGGTGCATAAAATTCTTAATGACGGAACACTGGGAAGCATCAAAGAAGCAGAGATCCGTTTTGACAGATTCCGGACCACACCAAGCGGAAAACAGCATAAAGAAGACCCTCAGCAGACAGGTTCTGGTTCCCTGCACGATCTTGGAGCCCATCTTGTAGACCAGGCGGTACAGTATTTCGGATATCCTGAAAAGCTTTTTGCCGATGTGTTTTCCATGAAAGGAGAAGAATATGCGAACGATTATTTTGAAATTCTGTTATACTATAAAGATAACCTAAGGGTAAGACTTAAATCATCTGTTTTCACCAAAGAAGCACATTATGCGTATTCTGTTCACGGAGAAAAAGGGAGCTTCCTTCAGGAAAGAACCGATAATCAGGAAAACGAACTGGTGGCCGGTGTAATTCCTGTATATGGAACAGAATGGACCGAGCCTTTGCAAGGAACGGATGGAATCCTGAATTTTTTAAACGAAAATTCAGAGACAGAAAGAATTCTTACCTCCAGTGAACCCGGAAATTATATGAATTATTATCAGCAGATCTACGAATATATCGTCTTCGGATATGCGCTGCCGTCCCAGGGAAGGGAAGTGGTGCAGAATATGAAGATCATTGATGCCTCGCTGGAAAGCTCAAAAGGAGGGAAAATAGTGTATTTAAGTGATGAGTTATAA
- a CDS encoding mechanosensitive ion channel family protein, whose translation MQNIEHSYVDVIYRVLESWYMRFAELTPKLIVGILVFSFFLITSKYLSLGAVRLFHKFFPKSKKESSLVTLIGVFRFLIMLMGTFIALEIMGFSGFLWKFIGSLGVAGVIAGVALKDLVSSIFSGMLIGIDKAFKVGDYITIGNHSGTVQEIGFLTTKIITDDGKKAYIPNQVIFNAPFYNITASPQRRIILNFEIPADEDITKAQKGMLDVIKNLEGVDRLDTSEVIFTDLKQGNFNLQAKFWMKIGANIVQLKSEAYLKIKERLDADNIQLVTPTSISITNGESLPPEHQDK comes from the coding sequence ATGCAGAACATTGAGCACAGCTATGTAGACGTTATTTACAGGGTTTTGGAAAGCTGGTACATGAGGTTTGCCGAGCTTACCCCTAAATTGATCGTGGGGATTCTGGTTTTCTCTTTTTTTCTTATTACCAGTAAATACCTAAGTTTAGGCGCCGTAAGATTATTTCACAAGTTTTTCCCGAAAAGCAAAAAAGAAAGTTCTCTGGTTACTCTGATAGGCGTTTTCAGATTTCTGATTATGCTGATGGGGACCTTTATTGCCCTTGAAATTATGGGCTTCAGCGGCTTCCTGTGGAAGTTTATCGGAAGTTTAGGGGTAGCCGGGGTTATTGCCGGGGTGGCTTTGAAGGATCTGGTATCCAGCATTTTTTCAGGAATGCTGATCGGGATTGATAAAGCTTTTAAAGTGGGTGATTATATTACCATCGGGAATCATTCGGGAACGGTTCAGGAAATAGGATTTTTAACCACCAAAATTATTACTGACGATGGCAAAAAGGCATACATCCCCAATCAGGTGATTTTTAATGCACCGTTTTACAACATCACCGCATCACCTCAGCGCAGGATTATCTTAAATTTTGAAATTCCTGCCGATGAAGATATCACGAAAGCCCAGAAAGGAATGCTGGATGTGATTAAAAATCTGGAGGGTGTAGACCGGCTGGATACTTCTGAGGTTATTTTTACAGATCTGAAGCAGGGAAATTTCAATTTACAGGCTAAATTCTGGATGAAAATAGGGGCCAATATCGTTCAGCTGAAAAGCGAGGCCTATCTGAAGATCAAGGAACGCCTGGATGCGGATAATATTCAGTTGGTAACGCCTACAAGCATCAGCATTACCAATGGTGAAAGTCTTCCCCCCGAACATCAGGATAAATAA